A window of the Rhodohalobacter mucosus genome harbors these coding sequences:
- a CDS encoding tetratricopeptide repeat protein, which yields MKSFKLLVSLFAVVTLTLVAADQSHAQDDARAAAIQLYNQAQEQAGSGNFTNAMGLFRDALDVARENNIDDIVTLIEETLPKVARSRASSAYRDYQQQRTRDNATTALEYFSEAQEVGQEFGDQEVVQQATAAIPQLHYIRSIHEFRDEDYAAAMEDLDTAIELNGNYAVAYYQKAVVSKAMNPTDVDGFMQWYDQAIEVAQRVNDTRTLNNSREGAADELIFRAVTLKDERRYDRAIELLNRVENYESQSADAHYRLAEIHNLRGNWDEALNEARMALDYESGGVTDKAKIYFELGMAYKGLGQKENACSAFENARYGDFTDPANHELQFELKCEGHTPTGR from the coding sequence ATGAAATCTTTTAAACTTCTTGTATCGCTGTTTGCTGTAGTTACGCTTACGCTGGTAGCAGCAGATCAATCTCATGCACAGGACGACGCTCGTGCAGCAGCTATTCAACTTTATAACCAGGCTCAGGAACAAGCCGGCAGCGGTAATTTTACAAATGCCATGGGGCTGTTTCGCGATGCTCTTGATGTAGCCCGCGAAAACAATATCGATGATATTGTAACCCTTATCGAAGAAACCCTACCGAAAGTAGCCAGAAGCCGTGCATCCAGCGCTTACCGGGATTATCAGCAGCAGCGAACGCGTGATAACGCAACCACTGCGCTCGAATATTTCTCTGAAGCTCAGGAGGTGGGCCAGGAGTTTGGTGATCAGGAAGTGGTTCAGCAGGCAACGGCCGCCATTCCGCAGCTGCACTATATCCGATCCATCCACGAATTCCGTGATGAGGATTATGCAGCGGCCATGGAAGATCTGGATACCGCTATCGAACTTAACGGTAACTATGCTGTAGCATACTACCAGAAAGCGGTGGTCAGCAAAGCGATGAACCCTACCGATGTAGATGGGTTTATGCAGTGGTACGACCAGGCAATTGAGGTTGCACAGCGTGTAAACGATACGCGTACACTCAACAACTCGCGTGAGGGTGCTGCAGATGAGCTCATTTTCAGAGCGGTTACGCTGAAAGACGAGCGCCGCTACGACAGGGCTATCGAGCTGCTGAACCGGGTTGAGAATTATGAGTCGCAGTCTGCGGATGCCCATTACAGGCTGGCGGAAATCCATAACCTGAGAGGCAACTGGGATGAGGCTCTGAACGAAGCCCGAATGGCGCTTGACTATGAAAGCGGCGGTGTGACCGATAAAGCGAAAATCTATTTTGAGCTCGGTATGGCGTATAAAGGACTGGGCCAGAAAGAAAATGCATGCAGTGCGTTTGAAAATGCCCGCTACGGCGACTTTACCGATCCCGCCAATCATGAGCTTCAGTTTGAGCTGAAGTGCGAAGGCCATACGCCAACCGGCAGGTAG